The following proteins are co-located in the Geovibrio ferrireducens genome:
- a CDS encoding heat shock protein transcriptional repressor HspR has product MANKPLYVISIVSEMLELHPQTLRQYERMGLVTPSRTVGNTRLYSDEDIERLKFIMTLSKDMGVNLAGIEIILNMREQIEVLHAQLDGMKEYIRQRLGEEMKAKEAEKALIPSPPKEIIRIKIEKE; this is encoded by the coding sequence ATGGCTAACAAACCTCTGTATGTAATAAGCATAGTATCGGAAATGCTGGAGCTTCACCCGCAGACACTGCGTCAGTATGAGCGCATGGGGCTTGTGACCCCCTCCCGAACGGTGGGGAACACAAGGCTTTACTCCGATGAGGATATTGAGAGGCTGAAATTCATAATGACCCTCTCAAAAGACATGGGAGTGAACCTTGCGGGAATAGAGATCATACTGAATATGCGTGAGCAGATAGAAGTGCTCCACGCCCAGCTTGACGGAATGAAGGAATACATCCGCCAGCGTCTGGGTGAGGAGATGAAGGCAAAAGAAGCGGAGAAGGCACTCATCCCCTCCCCGCCCAAAGAGATTATTAGAATTAAGATAGAAAAGGAATAA